From the Saccharobesus litoralis genome, one window contains:
- a CDS encoding glycoside hydrolase family 43 protein, translating into MKNTKTKLMAALCLTIVWLSACAPNSTPNPENKTKTQSPTLNSFTYQNPIKVADDEIRDPTILKYQNKYYLTATGRKQRHETVNIWVSGNLTQWVHAKTIAKVGEPVTWCTENLWAPELRHYDGKFYITFNCPTSDIPRKRARGGALLVADEILGDYQVLTADKPIASPNDTHLFKDDDGKVYSVNTGGWLTQVDLNTGKPIGERKQIYPFGEKGNWDARLNEGPALFKRNGKYYLWVVGKYLVGDEIGIGLATADNIWGPYTKDSRNPIFGSSLCNQTQGCPYDELNHCHPFEGPDGKDWFSCFAKFNSGPNAGEHLYIDRMIWSDNGQLNLNLSWQPQTVEW; encoded by the coding sequence ATGAAAAATACAAAAACCAAATTAATGGCAGCACTATGTCTAACAATTGTGTGGCTAAGTGCCTGTGCGCCGAATTCCACACCAAATCCAGAGAATAAAACAAAAACCCAATCACCAACGCTAAATAGCTTTACCTACCAAAACCCAATTAAAGTCGCTGATGACGAGATCCGCGATCCAACAATCCTTAAATATCAAAACAAATACTATCTCACGGCAACTGGCCGTAAACAGCGGCATGAGACTGTCAATATATGGGTATCAGGCAATCTAACGCAGTGGGTTCACGCTAAGACCATAGCTAAAGTTGGTGAGCCTGTAACTTGGTGTACCGAAAATTTATGGGCGCCTGAATTACGTCATTACGACGGTAAATTCTACATAACCTTTAACTGCCCTACTTCGGATATTCCCCGCAAACGCGCTCGCGGTGGAGCATTGTTAGTAGCTGATGAAATACTTGGCGACTATCAAGTATTAACCGCAGATAAACCTATCGCCTCCCCCAACGACACACATTTATTTAAAGATGACGATGGTAAGGTCTACAGCGTTAATACCGGCGGTTGGCTAACCCAAGTTGATCTGAATACTGGCAAACCAATTGGTGAGCGCAAACAGATATACCCGTTTGGTGAAAAAGGCAACTGGGATGCAAGGCTCAACGAAGGTCCGGCTTTGTTTAAGCGCAACGGCAAATACTACCTATGGGTGGTGGGTAAATACCTTGTTGGTGATGAGATAGGGATTGGCCTCGCCACTGCCGATAACATATGGGGGCCTTACACCAAAGACTCACGTAATCCAATATTTGGTTCATCATTGTGTAATCAAACACAGGGCTGTCCTTACGATGAGCTCAACCATTGTCACCCATTTGAAGGGCCTGACGGCAAAGATTGGTTTAGCTGTTTCGCTAAGTTTAATTCAGGACCCAATGCTGGAGAACATCTGTATATCGATAGGATGATTTGGTCGGATAATGGTCAACTCAATTTAAACTTAAGCTGGCAGCCACAAACCGTTGAGTGGTAA
- a CDS encoding 3-keto-disaccharide hydrolase: MKKTTKTITLSGILLCLPAANAADLNLSKDWQPLFNGKNLDGWRSYFIKYAEGQTQPASNFFKVKNGVIHVYPNAEHKSAQPYAAIETEQSFSHYRFSLEYKWGHGKYQPRVNLLKDAGLLYHAHGFGKPAWPLSVESQIQQGDSGDTYTIGTQVSTFVDPTSYLHNPKGSVSSWDYQPEWLGGVWKTHGTANKIKRIKHDRVAEHPGWNRMDIIVRGDKAIHMVNGQINMRIQDFKYWQAEQNQWLPLTQGKIVLQAEGAEVFYRNIKIRKIIDSDPF, encoded by the coding sequence ATGAAAAAGACAACAAAAACAATAACTCTATCTGGTATTTTGCTTTGCCTACCTGCTGCAAATGCCGCAGATTTAAATCTCAGCAAAGACTGGCAACCTTTATTTAATGGCAAAAATCTCGATGGTTGGCGCAGTTACTTTATCAAATACGCTGAAGGGCAAACTCAACCTGCTTCCAACTTTTTCAAGGTTAAAAATGGGGTTATCCATGTTTACCCCAATGCTGAACACAAAAGCGCCCAGCCTTACGCCGCCATCGAAACCGAGCAAAGCTTTAGCCATTACCGTTTTTCGCTCGAATACAAATGGGGCCATGGTAAATATCAACCACGAGTGAATTTGCTGAAAGACGCTGGCTTGTTATATCACGCCCACGGCTTTGGCAAACCCGCATGGCCCTTAAGTGTTGAAAGCCAGATCCAACAAGGTGATAGCGGCGATACTTATACCATAGGCACCCAAGTCAGTACCTTTGTTGATCCCACCAGCTATTTGCATAACCCGAAAGGCTCAGTGTCTTCTTGGGATTATCAACCTGAGTGGTTAGGTGGTGTATGGAAAACGCATGGCACAGCCAACAAAATTAAACGCATTAAACACGACCGAGTAGCAGAACACCCCGGTTGGAATCGCATGGACATTATTGTACGTGGCGACAAAGCCATTCATATGGTTAATGGCCAAATCAATATGCGTATTCAAGACTTTAAATACTGGCAAGCTGAGCAAAATCAATGGCTACCTTTGACCCAAGGCAAGATTGTTTTGCAAGCAGAAGGTGCCGAAGTGTTTTATCGCAATATAAAAATAAGAAAGATCATAGACAGTGATCCATTCTAG
- a CDS encoding glycoside hydrolase family 27 protein, whose translation MAYFNSHLAQTPPMGWNSWDCYSVSINEDELKANADFIAKNLKQHGWEYVVLDLGWYCPSATHETYKQVDIPVEIDEFGRFIPCPEKFPSSKGGKGLKPIADYIHSLGLKFGIHIMRGLPMKAVAQKTPVKGTNVTADQIAYEREACPWFNSLRTLNFAKPEAQAYYDSIFELYAQWGVDYIKADDVNAWHEVENSDGSPTGNGSPYRIDDIEGISQAIKTCGREMVLSLSPGGPETTLINHLRSNSNLWRISADFWDEWGSLKKQMERCAIWAEFATEGHWPDADMLPIGYLPRGESGGTNRQSNFNSEELHTLMSLWCMARSPLMIGADLPTTDSDTIKLLQNDAVLAINKYSTNNRLVKSDNGIDVWAADSTKSDNSYVALFNKNDSTTQVTLNLAEVGLTADSAEELWQRYEVQLEGNAVTVAIKPHDVVVLKV comes from the coding sequence ATGGCTTATTTTAATTCTCATTTAGCGCAAACTCCGCCTATGGGCTGGAACAGTTGGGACTGCTACAGCGTTAGCATTAACGAAGACGAGCTAAAAGCAAACGCAGACTTTATTGCCAAAAACCTTAAACAACACGGCTGGGAATATGTCGTGTTAGATCTAGGTTGGTATTGCCCTAGCGCAACCCACGAAACCTACAAGCAAGTGGATATTCCGGTCGAAATCGACGAATTTGGTCGTTTTATTCCTTGCCCAGAAAAATTTCCTTCATCAAAAGGTGGCAAAGGCTTAAAACCAATTGCAGATTACATCCACTCACTGGGTTTAAAATTTGGTATTCATATTATGCGTGGTTTACCTATGAAAGCCGTCGCGCAAAAAACGCCAGTTAAAGGTACAAATGTTACTGCGGATCAAATTGCTTACGAACGTGAAGCCTGCCCTTGGTTTAATAGCCTACGTACCTTGAACTTTGCGAAGCCTGAAGCACAAGCATACTACGATTCAATTTTTGAGCTATATGCGCAGTGGGGTGTGGATTACATTAAAGCTGACGACGTTAATGCATGGCACGAAGTCGAAAATAGTGACGGTTCACCCACAGGTAATGGCTCGCCTTATCGTATTGACGATATTGAAGGTATTAGCCAAGCAATTAAAACCTGTGGTCGTGAAATGGTATTAAGCCTATCTCCAGGTGGCCCAGAAACCACATTGATTAATCACCTTCGCAGCAACTCAAACTTATGGCGCATATCAGCCGATTTTTGGGATGAATGGGGTTCATTGAAAAAACAAATGGAGCGCTGTGCTATATGGGCAGAGTTCGCAACCGAAGGTCATTGGCCAGACGCCGACATGTTGCCTATCGGCTACTTACCACGCGGCGAATCGGGTGGTACCAACCGTCAATCGAACTTCAACAGCGAAGAGTTACACACCTTGATGAGTTTATGGTGTATGGCGCGCTCACCATTAATGATTGGCGCAGATTTACCGACAACCGACAGCGACACCATTAAGCTACTGCAAAATGATGCTGTGTTAGCTATTAACAAGTATTCAACAAACAACCGTTTAGTTAAAAGCGATAACGGTATCGATGTTTGGGCTGCGGATAGCACTAAATCAGACAATAGCTATGTCGCGTTATTTAATAAAAATGACAGTACCACCCAAGTTACATTAAACCTTGCTGAAGTGGGTTTAACAGCCGATTCAGCCGAGGAGCTATGGCAGCGCTACGAGGTGCAACTGGAAGGCAATGCCGTCACCGTAGCGATTAAGCCGCACGATGTTGTGGTGTTGAAGGTTTAA
- a CDS encoding SLC5 family protein: MIESIALQPADWLSFIGYFALLSLVGYLAGRRNKSAPAESSEDYFLAGRSLPWYVVGSSYIAANISTEHFIGLVGAAFIYGIAVATGEWSTVIAFTFMIWIFIPFLFSAKVFTAPEFLERRFNTGMRVFFAIVTVIANIFAFLAPVIYGGGLALDAILDINGLMGWEEGPQGLYLSIAIIGLAAGVWAIWGGLKSVAWMDLLTIIVMIVGGTAVTFYGLNALGHGDIFAGFSTMVERNTAETGVWKEAVAHMSQEAVGQDNYERLSVIQPLSHQLVPWTHWVLSFFYIGLWYTVINQFLIQRVFAAKNVYHARMGITFAAYLKLLLPFIVVMPGLIYFAMRPEIILNGETINDVRQAADQTYITLIVEVIPLGLKGLLMAALFGAIQSTVSAVLTSTSAVITMDFFKRFFKPDATEQSLVGLGRLITAVILLGSIALGIWISTQKVSLFAYIQELFTFFAPPFSAVFLLGTFWKRLGGKAALTTVSVGFVFGIAVKIWVNSGTAPALLEPYANQGVLNWAFCMLLCVGLAYITPKPRPEQVTDDLTFNFKGMNFNEGLGTKWYNHVGLWSGMSIVLMLSFIILFSIIL, translated from the coding sequence GTGATTGAATCCATAGCTTTACAACCGGCGGACTGGCTTTCCTTTATCGGTTATTTTGCATTATTAAGTTTAGTGGGATATTTAGCGGGGCGGCGTAATAAGTCTGCGCCAGCCGAAAGCTCTGAAGATTATTTTTTAGCAGGGCGCAGCTTACCTTGGTATGTAGTGGGTTCTTCTTATATTGCTGCCAATATCAGTACCGAGCATTTTATTGGTTTAGTCGGTGCGGCATTTATTTATGGCATTGCTGTGGCAACCGGTGAATGGAGTACGGTTATTGCCTTCACCTTTATGATTTGGATATTTATCCCTTTCCTGTTCTCGGCCAAAGTTTTTACCGCACCAGAGTTTTTAGAGCGCCGCTTTAATACCGGTATGCGGGTTTTCTTCGCTATTGTAACGGTCATCGCTAATATCTTTGCTTTTTTAGCGCCAGTTATTTACGGCGGTGGTTTAGCGTTAGACGCCATTTTAGATATCAATGGTTTAATGGGTTGGGAAGAAGGTCCTCAAGGCCTTTATTTATCAATCGCCATTATTGGTTTAGCTGCTGGTGTTTGGGCGATTTGGGGTGGATTAAAATCAGTCGCTTGGATGGATTTACTGACCATTATCGTCATGATTGTCGGTGGTACTGCAGTGACTTTCTATGGCTTAAACGCCCTGGGTCACGGTGATATTTTCGCGGGCTTTAGCACCATGGTTGAACGCAATACGGCTGAAACCGGAGTATGGAAAGAAGCCGTCGCTCACATGAGCCAAGAAGCGGTAGGTCAAGATAACTACGAGCGTCTATCGGTTATTCAACCTTTATCTCACCAACTCGTACCATGGACTCACTGGGTATTAAGTTTCTTCTATATTGGCTTGTGGTACACCGTCATTAACCAATTCTTAATTCAACGTGTATTTGCAGCGAAAAACGTATACCACGCGCGTATGGGCATTACCTTTGCCGCCTACTTAAAGCTGTTACTGCCGTTTATCGTCGTCATGCCAGGCTTAATCTATTTCGCAATGCGCCCAGAAATTATTTTAAATGGCGAAACCATTAATGATGTACGCCAAGCTGCGGATCAAACCTATATAACCCTAATTGTTGAAGTTATCCCACTGGGTTTAAAAGGCCTATTAATGGCGGCGTTATTTGGTGCTATTCAATCAACAGTTAGCGCGGTACTAACCTCTACTTCTGCAGTTATTACCATGGACTTTTTTAAACGCTTCTTTAAACCAGATGCTACAGAGCAAAGCTTGGTTGGTTTAGGTCGTTTAATTACTGCAGTTATCTTGCTTGGTTCAATCGCATTAGGGATTTGGATCAGTACACAAAAAGTCAGCTTGTTTGCCTATATACAAGAGCTGTTTACCTTCTTTGCTCCGCCGTTCTCAGCCGTATTCTTGTTAGGTACATTCTGGAAACGCTTAGGCGGTAAAGCGGCTCTTACTACAGTTAGTGTCGGTTTTGTCTTCGGTATTGCAGTTAAAATTTGGGTTAACTCAGGTACTGCCCCTGCTCTGCTCGAACCTTACGCTAACCAAGGTGTGCTTAACTGGGCGTTCTGTATGTTGTTATGCGTCGGTTTAGCTTATATCACACCGAAACCGCGTCCTGAGCAAGTAACTGACGATTTAACCTTTAACTTTAAAGGTATGAATTTTAACGAAGGTTTAGGTACTAAATGGTACAACCATGTCGGCCTTTGGTCTGGCATGTCTATCGTGCTGATGCTGAGCTTCATCATCTTATTTTCAATCATTTTATAA
- a CDS encoding glycoside hydrolase family protein, giving the protein MRVNQHLSRKLVVSLLPLLVSCANVAQPLPSVHPSLNASNSRWDEASQTLTITQSVTFANKSVDVANDKALDEVMEDFYWTIPKNIKKVVIGENVTVTGHFRFSDEQVLTGQDRFTSRIFGTNTKAWARGLNQKQDKGTTCARNGKPGAVAGDDRIHDCQKWQYGGVSVESNAPVKASYTIKNLTIENPRTYAITAIRHRMIVDGVNIINTRPYPDYQSNSDGIGGGPGSRVTNTYIDTWDDSIKLYKDGMHVENVTIIHNPNGSPFQLGWGNKKPANFTLKNIKVIQAKPSKRNRFNLALFANSGGKIASTVNIDGFIADYESTAILNKCGENQVMPFAYISNPQSTLTLNVADNAALQINAPAKVCGKGKVLGLSDFNAKQAVTLKRGNIAKVTGCLQCEPK; this is encoded by the coding sequence ATGCGAGTCAATCAACATTTATCCCGTAAACTTGTGGTGAGTTTACTGCCGCTATTGGTATCCTGTGCAAACGTGGCTCAGCCATTGCCCAGTGTGCATCCTAGTTTAAATGCCAGTAACAGTCGTTGGGATGAAGCCAGTCAAACTTTAACCATTACTCAATCGGTAACTTTTGCTAATAAAAGTGTCGATGTTGCAAACGACAAAGCACTAGATGAAGTCATGGAAGATTTTTATTGGACTATTCCAAAAAATATTAAAAAGGTCGTAATCGGTGAGAATGTTACCGTAACTGGGCATTTTCGTTTTAGTGACGAGCAAGTGCTAACAGGTCAAGATAGATTTACCAGTCGTATTTTTGGTACTAATACTAAGGCTTGGGCACGCGGCTTAAACCAAAAACAAGACAAAGGAACAACCTGTGCACGTAACGGAAAACCGGGTGCTGTAGCGGGTGATGATAGGATCCACGATTGTCAAAAATGGCAATACGGCGGGGTGAGTGTAGAGTCTAATGCACCCGTCAAAGCTAGCTATACCATTAAAAATTTAACGATTGAAAACCCTCGTACTTACGCTATTACGGCTATTCGTCATCGCATGATTGTCGATGGGGTTAATATTATCAATACCAGACCTTACCCTGACTACCAGAGCAATTCTGATGGTATTGGTGGTGGGCCTGGGAGTCGGGTGACTAACACTTATATTGATACTTGGGATGATTCAATCAAGCTGTATAAAGACGGTATGCATGTGGAAAACGTTACCATTATACATAACCCCAATGGCTCACCGTTTCAATTGGGTTGGGGCAATAAAAAACCTGCAAACTTTACGCTGAAAAACATTAAGGTTATTCAAGCTAAACCAAGTAAACGTAATCGTTTTAACTTAGCTTTGTTCGCTAATTCGGGTGGAAAAATCGCATCAACAGTTAACATTGATGGTTTTATCGCTGATTATGAATCAACTGCGATATTAAACAAATGTGGTGAAAACCAAGTCATGCCATTTGCTTATATCTCAAACCCACAATCGACATTGACATTAAACGTTGCTGATAACGCTGCTTTGCAAATTAACGCGCCCGCTAAAGTTTGCGGTAAAGGAAAAGTGCTTGGGTTAAGTGATTTTAATGCCAAGCAAGCTGTTACCCTTAAACGGGGAAATATTGCTAAAGTCACAGGCTGTTTGCAATGTGAACCGAAATAA
- a CDS encoding FadR/GntR family transcriptional regulator: MAVLERNHNLSQRMTKELGRGIVCGEYSMEDGLPSEAELCDEFGVSRTAVREAVKMLSAKGLISSRPRQGIRILPQVEWNLLDSDVLTWSLEGKVSLHVLKEYLQMRMGIEPEAAALAARYAKPENIAAIEDALARMKSAFETEDSEAELEADIDFHVGILYATGNRFYIHMRDFTRTALKVSIQHTTPIKADPMGIVDDHGKVLNAIKAGNAERAKNTMFLLIDEAITFIEQEIAKL, from the coding sequence ATGGCGGTTTTAGAAAGAAATCATAATTTATCTCAACGAATGACTAAAGAGCTGGGGCGCGGTATTGTCTGTGGCGAATATTCAATGGAAGATGGCTTACCCTCGGAAGCTGAATTATGTGATGAATTTGGTGTAAGCCGTACCGCGGTGCGTGAAGCGGTAAAAATGCTCTCTGCTAAAGGTTTGATTTCGAGTCGTCCGCGTCAAGGTATTCGAATTCTTCCGCAAGTTGAATGGAACCTACTGGATTCAGATGTTTTGACTTGGTCATTAGAAGGTAAAGTGTCATTGCACGTACTTAAAGAGTATTTGCAAATGCGTATGGGTATTGAGCCAGAAGCTGCCGCCCTAGCAGCACGTTACGCTAAGCCAGAAAACATTGCTGCCATTGAAGATGCATTAGCGCGTATGAAATCAGCATTTGAAACAGAAGACAGCGAAGCTGAACTTGAAGCGGATATCGATTTTCACGTTGGTATTTTATACGCGACAGGCAACCGCTTTTATATTCATATGCGTGACTTTACCCGCACTGCGCTTAAGGTCAGTATTCAGCATACCACACCGATTAAAGCCGACCCTATGGGTATTGTTGATGATCACGGCAAGGTACTAAACGCGATTAAAGCCGGTAATGCCGAACGCGCTAAAAACACCATGTTCTTACTCATCGATGAAGCCATCACCTTCATCGAACAAGAGATAGCTAAGCTTTAA
- a CDS encoding arylsulfatase, with translation MRKLNGYMTAALAALSIQLTGCGSESTSQPAAKAPAPVAKPTTLAQAEAKQPNIIFILADDIGYADLSTNGQKHFSTPKLDTMAEQGLKFTNFYAGSAVCAPSRSVLMTGMHNGRTPVRANYMTIPQEDGSNVYQGRSFKNDEVLVSEVLKDAGYTTGVVGKWGLGEAHDEGHPNKQGFDYFYGYLNHVHAHNHYTHFLWRNNQRIDLKNKTQKVECNYCSKFGFDGDVTPMEQRFEYVDSLLRDEAVDFIERSAKKDQPFFLYYSLISPHANNEAEQVDWAHGMEVPDYGEFDGKDWPETAKGYAAMMRHIDNSVGNIMDKLKALGIDDNTIVIFSGDNGPHAEGGNNPDFFDSNGELRGIKRDLYEGGIRMPTLAWGPGIVPAGKESDHIGYFGDVMATFAELAGTKAPDNLDSLSFAPELTGQFDKQAEHDYLYWEFHLHGSSQAVRQGNWKAIRLPLMTGPIELYDLSKDPSETTNVAAQNPELVAKFAKIMAENHEPHAYWPISKSDQSPDRQRNPIFKDIAKN, from the coding sequence ATGCGTAAATTGAATGGTTACATGACCGCGGCGCTAGCGGCGTTGTCTATCCAGTTAACAGGTTGTGGTAGTGAGTCGACTAGCCAACCAGCAGCCAAAGCACCAGCCCCAGTTGCCAAACCCACCACTTTGGCTCAAGCAGAAGCTAAGCAACCGAATATTATCTTTATTTTAGCTGATGATATTGGATATGCCGACTTAAGTACCAATGGCCAGAAACATTTTTCTACACCTAAATTAGATACTATGGCTGAGCAAGGCTTAAAGTTTACTAACTTTTATGCGGGTTCAGCGGTATGTGCACCTTCTCGTTCGGTATTAATGACGGGCATGCATAATGGTCGCACACCGGTTCGTGCTAACTACATGACCATTCCGCAAGAAGATGGCAGTAACGTTTATCAAGGTCGTAGTTTTAAAAATGATGAAGTCTTAGTTTCTGAAGTGCTTAAAGATGCCGGTTATACCACGGGTGTTGTTGGTAAATGGGGACTTGGCGAAGCGCATGATGAAGGTCATCCTAACAAACAAGGTTTTGATTATTTTTATGGCTATTTAAACCACGTTCATGCTCATAACCACTACACTCATTTTTTATGGCGTAATAACCAGCGCATTGATTTAAAGAACAAAACCCAAAAAGTGGAATGTAACTATTGTTCTAAGTTTGGCTTTGATGGTGATGTAACCCCTATGGAGCAGCGCTTTGAATATGTTGATAGCTTGCTTCGAGACGAAGCGGTTGATTTTATCGAGCGTAGCGCCAAAAAAGATCAGCCATTCTTCCTCTATTATTCTCTGATTTCTCCGCACGCTAATAACGAAGCCGAGCAAGTAGATTGGGCGCATGGTATGGAAGTGCCAGACTATGGTGAATTTGATGGTAAAGATTGGCCAGAAACCGCCAAAGGCTATGCTGCTATGATGCGCCATATCGATAATTCAGTTGGCAACATTATGGATAAGCTAAAAGCGCTAGGCATTGACGATAACACGATTGTGATCTTCTCTGGTGACAATGGCCCACATGCAGAAGGTGGTAATAATCCTGATTTCTTCGATTCGAATGGTGAATTACGCGGCATTAAGCGTGACCTTTACGAAGGCGGTATTCGTATGCCAACTCTCGCTTGGGGGCCAGGTATTGTACCTGCGGGTAAAGAGTCAGACCATATTGGTTACTTTGGTGATGTGATGGCAACTTTTGCTGAACTAGCAGGAACCAAAGCGCCAGACAATCTTGATTCTTTAAGCTTTGCACCAGAGCTAACAGGTCAGTTTGATAAACAAGCTGAACATGATTATCTATATTGGGAATTCCATTTACACGGTTCTTCACAAGCGGTACGCCAAGGCAACTGGAAAGCGATCCGCTTACCGTTGATGACAGGACCAATCGAGCTTTATGATTTAAGCAAGGATCCAAGTGAAACCACTAACGTAGCGGCACAAAACCCTGAGTTAGTGGCTAAGTTTGCTAAGATCATGGCTGAAAACCACGAGCCACACGCATACTGGCCAATTAGCAAAAGCGACCAAAGCCCTGATCGCCAGCGCAATCCTATCTTTAAAGACATTGCTAAAAACTAA
- a CDS encoding arylsulfatase, with amino-acid sequence MKNTIKHVAVWAALSSVALVGCNSESPTAKTETAPVAAKQKDQRLNIIWVMADDLGYGDLGSYGQTKIKTPHLDRMAAEGLRFTDMYAGTTVCAPSRSVLMTGLHMGHTPVRGNADKTIQTLAPEDVTVAEVLQDAGYETALIGKWGLGDDGNTGLPNDQGFDYFFGYLNQVHAHNHYPDFLWRNKEKVALSNVVEPSPFPYMSFHGGVAKPENRKVYSSDLFYEESVEFIEQNSDKPFFLFVSLTSPHANNEAEKVDWAHGMEVPHYGQYADLDWAEPAKGYAAMVSHIDDGVGKIMQTLKKQGIADNTILIFTSDNGPHEEGGNDPYFFNSSGPFSGTKRALTDGGIRMPFIAWGPGVVPTGKVSEHIGYFGDLMATAGEMAGVKVADNLDSVSMLPVLTGKDDKQQQHEMLYFEFYEMGGIQAVRYGDYKAIRTPFFTGDITLFNVEQDPKELNDIAAQHPELIARINEFMNTAHVPDPRWKPSAGAAGRD; translated from the coding sequence ATGAAAAACACGATCAAACACGTGGCTGTTTGGGCTGCGCTTTCGTCTGTGGCTTTGGTTGGATGTAACTCTGAATCACCAACGGCAAAGACGGAAACGGCTCCTGTAGCGGCTAAACAAAAAGACCAGCGTCTCAATATTATTTGGGTGATGGCAGATGACTTAGGTTACGGCGACTTAGGCAGCTATGGTCAAACCAAAATTAAAACCCCACATCTTGACCGCATGGCGGCTGAAGGTTTGCGTTTTACTGATATGTATGCAGGTACAACGGTTTGTGCACCGTCGCGCTCGGTATTAATGACAGGTTTGCATATGGGACATACCCCCGTGCGCGGTAATGCCGACAAGACTATTCAAACTCTAGCACCAGAAGACGTCACTGTAGCTGAAGTGTTACAAGATGCAGGTTACGAAACGGCACTTATTGGTAAGTGGGGCCTAGGTGATGACGGCAATACTGGCTTACCGAATGACCAAGGTTTTGATTACTTCTTTGGTTATTTAAACCAAGTCCATGCGCATAATCACTACCCAGATTTTTTATGGCGTAACAAAGAAAAAGTGGCACTATCTAATGTGGTTGAACCTAGCCCATTCCCGTACATGTCGTTCCATGGTGGGGTTGCTAAGCCAGAAAATCGTAAAGTTTATTCAAGCGATTTATTCTACGAAGAATCGGTCGAATTTATCGAACAAAATAGCGATAAGCCGTTCTTCCTATTTGTGTCGTTAACTTCGCCGCACGCCAATAACGAAGCTGAAAAAGTTGATTGGGCGCATGGTATGGAAGTGCCTCATTATGGTCAGTATGCCGATTTAGATTGGGCTGAACCTGCGAAAGGTTATGCTGCTATGGTGAGCCATATTGACGATGGTGTTGGCAAAATAATGCAAACGTTAAAGAAACAAGGCATTGCCGATAACACCATTCTTATCTTCACCTCAGATAACGGTCCGCACGAAGAAGGCGGTAACGACCCTTACTTCTTTAACTCGTCAGGTCCATTTAGTGGTACTAAACGTGCGTTAACTGATGGCGGTATTCGTATGCCATTTATCGCTTGGGGGCCGGGTGTCGTACCGACAGGTAAAGTAAGCGAGCATATTGGTTACTTTGGTGACTTAATGGCAACGGCCGGTGAAATGGCTGGTGTTAAAGTGGCTGATAACTTGGATAGTGTTTCAATGTTGCCGGTATTAACAGGTAAAGATGACAAGCAACAACAACATGAAATGTTGTACTTCGAATTTTATGAAATGGGCGGTATTCAAGCCGTGCGTTATGGCGATTACAAAGCTATTCGAACCCCATTTTTTACCGGTGATATTACCTTGTTCAACGTTGAGCAAGATCCAAAAGAATTAAACGATATTGCGGCGCAGCACCCTGAGCTGATCGCTCGCATTAATGAATTTATGAATACAGCGCATGTTCCTGATCCGCGCTGGAAGCCCTCGGCCGGTGCTGCTGGCCGAGATTAA